The following proteins are co-located in the Silene latifolia isolate original U9 population chromosome 1, ASM4854445v1, whole genome shotgun sequence genome:
- the LOC141629865 gene encoding F-box/kelch-repeat protein At3g23880-like, translated as MKCLKTTHCVPLDVILEILVWLPVKSALRFKCVSKEWYNLINTPFFAKLQLNKSLKPDSRHNRILLCNANRSISIVDDIYDPLKWIKLNWPKDTVTGEDIICIVGSCNGLVCFKVIRQNWPNDNTKFYYKARCFLICNPTTRTFKSILPCSETKWTNNFISYGFGYDSEHDDYKIVGTRSRWRVDDGERHVFIYSLKTDLWSSPTPLTLVSTERRCLTIIQRPAILVNDMLHYLVSFVTQGPINEYKIARFDVVYEKWRDDLRLPVKVNGHVRVGELDGRLYLHVGEYGIESSEIWMMEEYGSWKKMFHLPKEVYKILPIALSKDGSHRLFIRDYYNYSPRLFWYDQRDNTRTSSFTLNTLLPGNGGSFKLCIASLVAIPGCSLTKLQQLEDGA; from the coding sequence ATGAAGTGTCTAAAGACGACTCATTGTGTGCCATTAGATGTTATCCTCGAAATATTAGTTTGGTTACCAGTTAAATCTGCCCTACGCTTCAAGTGCGTAAGCAAAGAGTGGTACAATCTTATAAACACCCCTTTCTTCGCTAAACTTCAACTTAACAAATCCCTCAAACCCGACTCACGACACAATCGTATCCTTTTATGTAATGCTAATCGTAGCATTAGTATTGTTGATGATATTTATGATCCCTTGAAATGGATCAAATTGAATTGGCCTAAGGATACCGTAACAGGCGAGGACATCATATGTATTGTAGGCTCCTGCAATGGTTTGGTTTGCTTCAAAGTAATAAGACAGAATTGGCCTAACGATAACACTAAGTTTTATTATAAAGCTAGGTGCTTTCTTATATGCAACCCTACAACGCGTactttcaaatcaatccttccttgCTCGGAGACGAAATGGACGAATAATTTTATATCATATGGTTTTGGATACGATAGTGAACACGACGACTACAAGATTGTAGGGACTAGAAGTCGTTGGAGGGTTGATGACGGAGAAAGGCATGTGTTTATATACAGCCTGAAGACTGATTTATGGAGCTCTCCTACCCCTCTTACTCTCGTTTCAACCGAGAGACGATGTTTGACAATAATCCAAAGGCCAGCAATATTAGTAAACGATATGCTACACTATCTTGTTTCCTTTGTGACACAAGGCCCCATCAATGAATATAAAATAGCTCGGTTTGATGTTGTTTATGAGAAATGGAGAGACGATCTAAGGTTACCGGTTAAAGTGAATGGTCATGTACGAGTTGGAGAGTTGGATGGACGGTTATACTTACATGTTGGTGAATATGGTATTGAATCAAGTGAGATTTGGATGATGGAAGAGTATGGTTCATGGAAGAAGATGTTTCATCTTCCTAAAGAAGTATACAAAATATTGCCAATTGCTCTTTCAAAAGACGGATCCCATCGTTTATTTATTCGTGACTATTACAATTACAGTCCTCGACTCTTTTGGTATGATCAACGAGATAACACTAGGACATCATCATTCACACTAAATACATTATTGCCGGGGAATGGAGGATCATTCAAGCTTTGTATTGCAAGCCTCGTTGCCATTCCTGGGTGCTCCTTAACTAAATTGCAACAACTTGAGGATGGTGCTTAA
- the LOC141629662 gene encoding F-box protein CPR1-like produces the protein MLDRRVPLDLILEILSLLPAKSILRFKCICKEWYNLIDSPLFTNLHLNKSLEPNSRHNRALFCTSSLRIVYDINHPLKSTKLYWPSDMILYYRNTDVVGSCNGLVCFKVCLHGGKARRDHNQPVFCFLICNLATRTFKSILLPSEKTWMNHSLSYGFGYDNEQDDYKIVVTSSVWMESDRDVRIFSLKADSWSYPTPTRTSSERIWENRKNVIFRDKMLHYLVSANDGMFGVSKLYKIARFDVVSEKWADDLSFPSQLRKDLVELGELDGQLYLRVSSFSTHDIWMLEEDGSWKKMFQLPRDLLWHRLIARSKDGHNRLLLEDYNDHGELKWYDEGDNRRIPFKEKQLPKYESVMIYIPSLVKIPGCSLTKLLG, from the coding sequence ATGTTAGACCGTCGAGTACCATTAGATCTGATTCTAGAGATACTGAGTTTGTTACCGGCTAAATCCATCTTACGTTTCAAATGTATATGCAAAGAGTGGTACAATCTTATCGACAGTCCCCTCTTCACTAACCTCCATCTTAATAAATCCCTCGAACCCAACTCACGACACAATCGTGCTCTTTTCTGTACTAGTTCCCTTCGTATTGTTTACGACATTAATCACCCTCTTAAGTCTACCAAATTGTATTGGCCAAGTGATATGATACTATATTACCGCAATACGGATGTTGTAGGCTCTTGCAATGGCTTAGTTTGCTTCAAAGTTTGTTTGCATGGCGGTAAGGCCAGGCGTGACCATAACCAACCGGTTTTCTGCTTTCTTATTTGCAACCTTGCAACGCGTactttcaaatcaatccttctcCCCTCGGAGAAGACATGGATGAATCATAGCTTATCATATGGTTTTGGTTATGATAATGAACAAGACGACTACAAGATCGTAGTGACTAGTAGTGTTTGGATGGAAAGTGACAGAGATGTGCGTATAttcagcttgaaggctgattCATGGAGCTATCCTACTCCGACTAGAACTTCATCCGAAAGAATATGGGAAAACCGAAAAAATGTAATATTCAGAGACAAGATGCTACACTATCTTGTTTCAGCAAATGATGGAATGTTTGGAGTCTCGAAACTTTACAAAATCGCTCGTTTTGATGTTGTTTCAGAGAAATGGGCAGACGATCTTAGTTTCCCGAGTCAACTAAGAAAGGATTTGGTAGAATTGGGAGAATTGGACGGACAGTTATACCTACGTGTTAGTTCTTTCTCGACTCACGACATTTGGATGCTGGAAGAAGACGGTTCATGGAAGAAGATGTTTCAGCTTCCTAGAGATCTTTTATGGCATCGTCTTATTGCTCGTTCAAAGGACGGGCATAATCGTTTACTGCTTGAAGATTATAATGATCACGGGGAACTGAAATGGTATGATGAAGGAGATAACAGAAGGATACCCTTCAAGGAAAAGCAATTGCCAAAGTATGAATCAGTCATGATTTATATTCCAAGCCTCGTTAAGATTCCCGGGTGCTCCTTAACTAAATTGTTAGGGTAA
- the LOC141629710 gene encoding F-box/kelch-repeat protein At3g23880-like has protein sequence MLDRRVPLDLIIEILVWLPAKSALRFKCVCKEWYDLINTPFFAKLQLNKSLKPDSRHNRILISYDTLGIISIVDDLYDPLKWIKLNWPKDTTRHGDTIRVVGSCNGLVCFNVRCRNNATPRSFTVSCFLICNPTTRNFKSILPCSETKWIHGYLSYGFGYDMEHDDYKIVATSDVWMENDSRHVCVYSLKTGLWSWTDLPTSVSTGRCNWIIKSEAIYVNNMLHYLGSLVTEGSINEYKIARFDIVSEKWRDDLSLPEVNGYVQFGNLDGWLYIHVDNLSIDSSEIWKMEEDGSWKKMFRLPKDLCGRCPIAHSGCHSLLLHQDYRFERTELFWYDQRDNKRIPFKPEPSQRYCRSVILVIASLVTIPGSPLTKLQQVDDGV, from the coding sequence ATGTTAGACCGTCGAGTACCATTAGATCTGATCATAGAGATACTGGTCTGGTTACCGGCTAAATCCGCCCTACGGTTCAAGTGCGTATGCAAAGAGTGGTACGATCTTATAAACACCCCCTTCTTCGCTAAACTTCAACTTAACAAATCCCTCAAACCCGATTCACGACACAATCGTATCCTTATATCTTATGATACACTTGGTATAATTAGTATTGTTGATGATCTTTATGATCCCTTGAAATGGATCAAATTAAATTGGCCTAAGGATACAACAAGACACGGCGATACCATACGTGTCGTAGGCTCTTGCAATGGCTTGGTTTGTTTCAACGTTCGTTGTCGTAATAATGCTACCCCTAGGTCTTTTACAGTTAGCTGCTTCCTTATATGCAACCCTACaacgcgcaatttcaaatcaatccttccttgTTCAGAGACAAAATGGATTCATGGTTACTTATCATATGGCTTTGGTTACGATATGGAACACGATGACTATAAGATCGTAGCAACTAGTGATGTTTGGATGGAGAATGACAGTAGACATGTGTGTGTATACAGCTTGAAAACTGGTTTATGGAGCTGGACCGACCTTCCTACCAGCGTTTCAACCGGAAGATGTAATTGGATAATCAAAAGCGAAGCAATATATGTAAACAATATGCTACACTATCTTGGTTCCCTTGTGACAGAAGGCTCCATCAATGAATATAAAATTGCTCGCTTTGATATCGTTTCTGAGAAATGGAGAGACGATCTAAGTTTACCGGAAGTGAATGGTTATGTACAATTTGGAAATTTGGATGGATGGTTATACATACATGTTGATAATCTTAGTATTGATTCAAGTGAGATTTGGAAGATGGAAGAAGATGGTTCATGGAAGAAGATGTTTCGTCTTCCTAAAGATTTATGCGGACGATGTCCAATTGCTCATTCCGGGTGTCATAGTTTACTGCTTCATCAAGATTATCGCTTTGAGAGAACTGAACTGTTTTGGTATGATCAACGAGATAACAAAAGGATACCATTCAAACCAGAGCCATCGCAGAGGTATTGCCGATCAGTCATTCTTGTTATTGCAAGTCTCGTTACGATTCCAGGGTCCCCCTTAACAAAATTACAGCAAGTCGACGATGGAGTTTAA
- the LOC141629761 gene encoding F-box/kelch-repeat protein At3g23880-like, with the protein MAARRIPLDLIFEILVWLPTIFILRFKCVCKEWYNLINSPTFIKLHLNKSLEPNSQHDCMLLWITSNTLCGVDDLYQPVKAIKLNWPKDTVNDGDSVYFVGSCNGLVCFKIRRSREYPDYGIRRFLICNPTTRTFKSILPAMEMKWTHNSLSCGFGYDSVHDDYKIVVTSCSLGVTNKYVFTYSLNTDLWSGSSTPTRVPTGRNWTINSGAIYGNNNMLNYLVLSSAEIGDLITSDDYRIARYDVVSEKWRDDLSIPVQVSEFRHFVRLEKLDGLLYLHVGDLRDRSTEFWMMEEHDGSWKKMFDISGDLYMHHLIARSKDGHRLLLIPYFYSEITELFWYDQRDNTRTPFKLSETMPRHRESYELCIASLVAIPGGCSLTKLQQLG; encoded by the coding sequence ATGGCAGCCCGTCGAATACCATTAGACCTGATCTTCGAGATACTTGTCTGGTTACCGACTATATTCATCCTACGGTTCAAGTGCGTATGCAAAGAATGGTACAATCTTATCAACAGTCCCACCTTCATTAAACTCCATCTTAACAAGTCCCTCGAACCCAACTCACAACACGATTGTATGCTTCTCTGGATTACTAGTAATACCCTTTGTGGCGTTGATGATCTTTATCAGCCTGTTAAAGCGATAAAATTGAATTGGCCTAAGGATACCGTAAACGATGGTGATTCTGTATATTTTGTAGGCTCTTGCAATGGCTTGGTTTGCTTCAAAATTAGGAGGAGTCGTGAATACCCGGATTACGGGATTAGGAGATTCCTTATATGCAACCCTACAACTCGTACgttcaaatcaatccttcctgCAATGGAGATGAAATGGACGCACAATTCCCTATCATGTGGTTTTGGTTACGATAGTGTACACGACGACTATAAGATCGTAGTTACTAGTTGTAGTTTGGGAGTGACTAACAAATATGTGTTTACATACAGCTTAAACACTGATTTATGGAGTGGTTCCTCCACCCCTACCCGCGTTCCAACCGGAAGAAATTGGACAATCAATAGCGGAGCAATATACGGAAACAATAATATGCTAAATTATCTTGTTCTTTCTTCTGCTGAGATAGGAGACCTGATCACCAGTGATGATTATCGAATTGCTCGTTATGATGTCGTTTCTGAGAAATGGAGAGATGACCTAAGTATACCGGTTCAAGTTTCAGAGTTTCGTCATTTTGTACGACTTGAGAAGTTGGATGGATTGTTATACCTACATGTTGGTGATCTTCGTGATAGATCAACTGAGTTTTGGATGATGGAGGAACATGATGGTTCATGGAAGAAGATGTTTGATATTTCTGGAGACTTATACATGCATCATCTAATTGCTCGTTCTAAGGATGGACACCGTCTTCTACTGATTCCATATTTTTACAGTGAAATAACTGAACTGTTTTGGTATGATCAACGAGATAACACAAGGACACCATTTAAACTATCAGAGACAATGCCGAGGCACAGAGAATCATACGAGCTTTGTATTGCAAGCCTCGTTGCGATTCCAGGAGGTTGCTCCTTAACTAAATTGCAACAACTTGGTTGA
- the LOC141629597 gene encoding F-box protein CPR1-like encodes MSKRARGIVAHRIPLDLVVDILVCLPAKSVLQFKCVCKEWYNLINSPLLHKLHLNKSLEPNSQHNNCILYWTTSILCVVDNLYDHPIKVTELNWPITIEDDDCIRQVDSCNGLICFDVSTLPYYKIRSFLLCNLTTRTFKSIFPPSEKIWSQRGADSVLYSFGYDSEHDDYKIVVTRSLWTEDNRDSRIFIYSLKTNLWTSSYSPLTRISTEGRLSNICQAIFGHNMLHYLVETIKGFIEDYRIARFDVADEKWTDDLSLPNQVKSIVRLGNLDGRLYVHALNNYYSSTIIWMMEEDGSWKKMFQLPKELHSQHLIACSKDGRRQHLLLQDYDGPGDVLKWYDQQNNKRIPLNLKPPPKDRYAVMLCIASLIRIPRCSLTKLQEMNK; translated from the coding sequence ATGTCGAAACGTGCTCGTGGAATTGTAGCACATCGAATACCATTAGATTTGGTGGTTGATATACTGGTTTGCTTACCGGCTAAATCTGTCTTACAGTTCAAGTGTGTATGTAAAGAGTGGTACAATCTTATCAACAGCCCCCTTTTACATAAACTCCATCTTAACAAATCCCTCGAACCCAACTCGCAACACAACAACTGTATCCTATACTGGACTACAAGTATCCTTTGTGTCGTCGATAATCTTTATGATCATCCTATCAAAGTGACCGAATTGAATTGGCCTATTACCATTGAAGACGACGACTGTATTCGTCAAGTAGATTCTTGCAATGGCTTGATTTGCTTTGATGTTTCCACCCTGCCCTATTATAAGATTAGGAGTTTCCTTTTATGCAACCTTACAACGCGTACTTTCAAATCAATCTTTCCTCCCTCGGAGAAAATATGGAGCCAACGGGGGGCCGATAGtgtattatatagttttggttatgATAGTGAACACGACGACTATAAGATCGTAGTGACTAGATCTTTGTGGACGGAAGATAACCGAGACAGCCGTATATTTATATACAGCTTGAAGACTAACTTATGGACCTCTTCTTATTCCCCCCTTACTCGAATTTCAACCGAGGGACGTTTGTCAAACATATGCCAAGCAATATTCGGACACAATATGCTACACTATCTTGTTGAAACGATAAAAGGCTTCATCGAAGACTATAGAATTGCTCGTTTTGATGTCGCTGATGAGAAATGGACAGACGATCTAAGTTTACCAAATCAAGTGAAGAGTATTGTACGGCTTGGAAACTTAGATGGACGTTTATACGTACATGCTCTTAACAATTATTACTCGTCAACAATTATTTGGATGATGGAAGAAGATGGTTCATGGAAGAAGATGTTTCAACTTCCTAAAGAATTACACTCGCAGCATCTAATTGCTTGTTCCAAGGACGGACGACGACAACATTTATTGCTTCAAGATTATGATGGTCCTGGGGATGTTCTCAAATGGTATGATCAACAAAATAACAAAAGGATACCCTTAAACCTAAAGCCACCGCCTAAAGATAGATATGCAGTTATGCTCTGTATTGCAAGCCTAATTCGGATTCCAAGATGCTCCTTAACAAAGTTGCAGGAAATGAACAAGTAA
- the LOC141629807 gene encoding F-box/kelch-repeat protein At3g23880-like, protein MAAPRIPLDLIFEILVWLPTVFILRFKCVCKDWYNLINSPTFIKLHLNKSLEPNSQHDCMLLWITSNTLCGVDDLYQPVKAIKLNWPKDTVNDGDSVYFVGSCNGLVCFKIIRSREYTNYGLSRFLICNPTTRTFKSILPSMEKKWTQSFISCGFGYDSVHDDYKIVVTSCSLGVTNKYVCTYSLNTDLWSGSSTPTRVPTGRNWTINSEAIYGNNNMLYYLVLYSEIEDLTSDDYRIARYDVVSEKWRDDLSIPPVQLFKFHHFVQLEKLNGLLYLHVADHRVRSSEFWMMEEHDGSWKKMFDISGDLYMHHLIARSKDGHRLLLIQYFHSEGTQLFWYDQRDNTKTPFKLAETMPRNRESYELCIASLVAIPGGCSLTKLQQLEEGA, encoded by the coding sequence ATGGCAGCCCCTCGAATACCATTAGACCTGATTTTCGAGATACTGGTCTGGTTACCGACTGTATTCATCCTACGGTTCAAGTGCGTATGCAAAGATTGGTACAATCTTATCAACAGTCCCACCTTCATTAAACTCCATCTTAACAAGTCCCTCGAACCCAACTCGCAACACGATTGTATGCTTCTCTGGATTACTAGTAATACCCTTTGTGGCGTTGATGATCTTTATCAGCCTGTTAAAGCGATAAAATTGAATTGGCCTAAGGATACCGTAAACGATGGTGATTCTGTATATTTTGTAGGCTCTTGCAATGGTTTGGTTTGCTTCAAAATTATTAGGAGTCGTGAATATACCAATTACGGGCTTAGCAGATTCCTTATATGCAACCCTACAACTCGTACGTTCAAATCGATCCTTCCTTCAATGGAGAAGAAATGGACGCAAAGTTTCATATCATGTGGTTTTGGTTACGATAGTGTACACGACGACTATAAGATCGTAGTTACTAGTTGTAGTTTGGGAGTGACTAACAAATATGTGTGTACATACAGCTTAAACACTGATTTATGGAGCGGTTCCTCCACCCCTACCCGCGTTCCAACCGGAAGAAATTGGACAATCAATAGCGAAGCAATATACGGAAACAATAATATGCTATATTATCTTGTTCTTTATTCTGAGATAGAAGACCTCACCAGTGATGATTATCGAATTGCTCGTTATGATGTCGTTTCTGAGAAATGGAGAGATGACCTAAGTATACCGCCGGTTCAACTTTTTAAGTTTCATCATTTTGTACAACTTGAGAAGTTGAATGGATTGTTATACTTACATGTTGCTGATCATCGTGTTAGATCGAGTGAGTTTTGGATGATGGAGGAACATGATGGTTCATGGAAAAAGATGTTTGATATTTCTGGAGACTTATACATGCATCATCTAATTGCTCGTTCAAAGGATGGACACCGTCTTCTACTTATTCAATATTTTCACAGTGAAGGAACTCAACTCTTTTGGTATGATCAACGAGATAACACAAAGACACCATTTAAACTAGCAGAGACAATGCCGAGGAACAGAGAATCATACGAGCTTTGTATTGCAAGCCTCGTTGCGATTCCAGGAGGTTGTTCCTTAACTAAATTGCAACAACTTGAGGAAGGCGCTTAG